The Salvia splendens isolate huo1 chromosome 20, SspV2, whole genome shotgun sequence nucleotide sequence TAATTTTCTCAATTTGACTATTATAGGATAATtgcaaaaaaatactataagTTACTTGTATATTCTGATTTCAAAAGTTATATAATGATAAAAGTTatgaaaaattataattattactaATAATGCCAATAATTAATTTTCGGGATAGATTCGGAATAAATGAAAACAATAAATCGAATAAAATGATGGTAAAATGAAATGAAACAGAGCAACCGACGTTAGTTTTAACTGTGGAGTATTCGAGAATCTCTGTGCAGCAAGAGAGAGATTGAGCTTTTACTCGGAAAAATGGCGGCAGAGGACAGTAGTGCACCGACGCGGATAATGGTAGCGGTGAACGAGTCAACGATCAAAGGCTATCCCCACGCCTCCATAAGCAGCAGAGGAGCTTTTGACTGGACTCTCAGCAAAATCGTCCGCACCAACACGTCTGGATTCAAGCTGCTATTTCTCCATGTTCAAGTCCCCGACGAAGACGGTATTGATAATTGACTCTTCCATTTTTGCTATCTGTTGCTCTATATTGAAGTTTTTGCTGTTGCAGGTGTTTTGATTCTGTGATTGTGGCTTCGTAATTGTGTGCTTTCATTGAGATTTTAGTTGAATTCGATCTGTTTGGTTTAGTTAGGGTTTGTGTAGTATCGGATTTTGTTTAATTTCGTTGCTAATTAGAAGAATATGCTAGAACCGGACGATGATTTCTTATTCCAACTGGTCGATCTGTTTGGTGTTTACtttagtaattattttcttttgtggATGGTTGAGTGAATTAAAGCAATCTAATAGCTTTGAGAACTACTATTTGGATATTGCAGTTATACATGAAATTGGTGTTTTTGTTGCTATTTTCATTTCTGATCTTTGCTAAGTAACTGATTCTGAATTAGTAATAGGTACTATTTGACTTCAATGCTGATCGAATACTTTGTAGATAGAATTTGGTGAATAAATCCCTACTAATCTTTGTTAGACTGCATATGATATTCTTTAACTTGCTTTTCTTGTCTGGCTTTGATGTTTACTAGAGTCAAGGGCTACTAGTTAAATTCACTGTCATCCTCGAAGCTTGCCCCTTTTTCAGCTTCTTTACTTCCAAACCCCAAAGATGTGTGTTTGCCTTAGTATATTTTACGAGATGATTGGGAAAAATGCTAAATTACTCAACTTGTCTAGGTTTTGATGATATGGATAGCATATATGCCTCCCCAGAAGATTTCAAGACAATGAAGCGCAGAGACAAGATCAGAGGTCTTCATCTTTTGGAGTACTTTGTCAATCACTGTCATGAAATCGGGGTATACAGATACTCCCACCCTGTCTATCGTAGAACTCCCACCTTCCATATTGAtcatttttgtgtattttaacAACCTGCACGAGTAACAAGTCCATGCGATTTAATCAGTGTTGTAAGACCATATGGAGAAGAAAGAGCATTATACCTAACATGGTTATTTCAACATTTGTGTAGGTTGCTTGTGAAGCATGGATCAAGATAGGTGATCCCAAAGAAGTCATCTGCCATGAAGCGACTCGTGTCCAGCCAGATTTTCTTGTCCTGGGAAGCAGGGGTCTCGGGCCTTTCCAGAAGTACGTTTGCTTTTCAACTTTCATCTTTTTGCTCTCAGCATGATCTAATCCCCCCGAAGATTCAGCTCGTCCTAACACCAGTGACTCGTTATGTAGGGTTTTTGTGGGAACAGTTAGTGAATTTTGTGTGAAGCATGCTGATTGCCCTGTGATTGCAATCAAGAGGGATGCATCTGAGAATCCTCAGGACCCCGTTGATGACTGAGTGATCGACAATCAATGTGGAGATATCTTCTGTTCAATTCAATGTAAGTTTATTGATGTTGCTTGCCCTTGTTCTCCTTTTGATACTGCGTTGAGTCTTGACCAATTTACCGTGTCTCACATTACTGTAAATCACATTTAAGCCCGTTCGGGTGCCTTGTAGAGTAGTAGTGAGATGAATACCAGCAAGATTTGTGATTTGTGATTTGTGAACAATATTCTTGTATATAGTGAGAAAGGGAGTGTTGTCTTTTAAATTTCTTGAGATCGTCACACCCTGCTTGTCGCTTGTCATCCTCGTCGTCTGCAACCCATTCTCCCAACACATTATATACTCACTTCTTGCTTCTCTTTACATGAAATGTGAACAGTAATGGCGTGCAAGCACGTAAGCGCGTCTTAGTTAAATTTGATCGAATGCGCCTTCACGTGATCGTTCGTGTGAGCGTTTGAACGAGTAATCGAGTATTAGCTAAAATCACATTTAAGCCCAAGTATGCAGAAAGTGAAACCTAGGCTAGTTTTTAAGGATAAAGCAGGTACAGTAACCAAGTCATAGCCCACATTTATCCTATTACTAATATACCAAAAAAAAGCTAACtgcaaaagaaaattaaataaataagaaaatggtacttttcttcttcttcttcttcttccatcaAATTCCACCAAAAACATCTACAACAATTGCAATTGCAGACTAACAACAAACCACTAGATTACGATGTGCTTTTCTCAGCAATAACTCTCACCATCTCTCCGACCGTCTCCATCTTCTCCATCAGCAGCTTCATCTCGTCCTTCAAATCCGACTCCTCCTCCGACGAGAATCTCGAACGGTAGTTCTCCACAATAGCTGTCGTTATCTCGAGCTTCTGCTTGATGGCGCTGAGATCCGAAACCAATCCCCCAGCTTCTCGTTTCTCAGGAGGCCGCAGCTTAGGGCAGCGGTGCAACGAGTAGCTAACGTTCTCCGAACCAAATGGACATGTGCTTGATGATGATTCATAGGCTGCTTCTGCATCAGAGTCCTTGGTGTACGCAACCCGGATAGAGTGGCTGTCTTTCTCGACCTTTGTTTCCTTCATGATGAGGCTCCCGAACTTGCCAAACAGCCCCACGACCAGTTTCTTCGAAGGCAGAGGAAATCTGGGCGTGAAAGACAGAGTGAGGCACGTCATAGTTTCGCCCTTTTCGGATTTCTTAGTTTTCTTTGGTGTATTTGATGCTATGGGAGTGTTCTCTTCGGGCAATCTGTTGCCTGTTTTCTCCTCAGCTCGTCCGTTGCTTATGTTAGTTAGCTGAGACAGTTGTTtgagatatatcttatagtccGATCCGTGCAAGTACGTTGAGCTTCTGAGTGCAGAGACGAACGCCCAAACCGTATCAAGGGAGCCCTTCTTGCTTAGGTAAAACGGATCGAGAGCTGCACGCTGTATCTCTAACAGTAGTTCATTAACCGGCATATCAACATCAGACACGGAGAAGCTCAGCATCTTAACATCCTTGACTGTCCGTGAACGTGTGTCACCGACACTTCCTGTTGGCTCGTTATCCGTTGAGATAGACTGAGACGTAGCAGTCTCTGCGTGCTCTCCTCCCGCCTCAGCTGTCTTGGTAGCTTCATCATTCTCAGCCTGTGCTACGGACTTAAAACTCGAGAGTGACTTAAAGCTCGAGCTACCCAGTCTCCAAGCAAGATTCGTGTACGGAGGAGATAAGTACTtgctcttcttcctctccctcgGGGTTGACACTGTGTCTGAGTCATCTCTGGCTTCTTCGTAAGCTTCTTCAGCAACAGAAATATCGATTTCCTT carries:
- the LOC121782314 gene encoding universal stress protein A-like protein, coding for MAAEDSSAPTRIMVAVNESTIKGYPHASISSRGAFDWTLSKIVRTNTSGFKLLFLHVQVPDEDGFDDMDSIYASPEDFKTMKRRDKIRGLHLLEYFVNHCHEIGVACEAWIKIGDPKEVICHEATRVQPDFLVLGSRGLGPFQKVFVGTVSEFCVKHADCPVIAIKRDASENPQDPVDD